The Elaeis guineensis isolate ETL-2024a chromosome 13, EG11, whole genome shotgun sequence genome includes a region encoding these proteins:
- the LOC105060670 gene encoding uncharacterized protein, translating into MFISLSSAQSHLCRTSCGVIPIRYPFGIDDGCGSPYYRSMLLCTNSSRLILRTPSGNYPVAAVDYADPHLLVTDPSMWSCPSDDDNNNFYYDDDDERVAFRRPVTPFSLDTSTRFSLSPKNDYLFFNCSEDSVIIQPKPSFCERFPDRCDSACDSAGYLCRNLPVCPNALVETRTSCCSYYPKASESLRLMLRHCASYTSVYWWTVGASFPPYDQVPEYGIRVDFEIPVTTWCLQCRERARGGGTCGFDTESRSFLCLCDEGNVTTYCSG; encoded by the coding sequence ATGTTTATCTCCCTCTCCTCCGCCCAGTCCCACCTCTGCCGCACCTCTTGCGGCGTCATCCCCATCCGCTACCCCTTCGGCATCGACGACGGCTGCGGCAGCCCCTACTACCGCAGCATGCTCCTCTGCACCAACTCCTCCCGCCTCATCCTCCGCACCCCTTCCGGCAACTACCCGGTCGCCGCCGTCGACTACGCCGATCCCCACCTCCTCGTCACCGACCCCTCCATGTGGAGCTGCCCTTCCGACGACGACAACAACAACTTCTACTACGACGACGACGATGAGCGCGTCGCTTTCCGCCGCCCGGTCACTCCCTTCAGCCTCGACACCAGCACtcgcttctctctctcccccaagAACGACTACCTCTTCTTCAACTGCAGCGAGGACTCGGTCATCATCCAGCCGAAGCCGAGCTTCTGCGAGCGGTTCCCCGACCGCTGCGACTCGGCCTGCGACAGCGCCGGGTATCTGTGTCGCAACTTGCCGGTGTGTCCGAATGCTCTGGTCGAGACGAGGACCAGCTGCTGCTCTTACTATCCCAAGGCTTCAGAGTCGTTGAGGCTGATGCTGAGGCATTGTGCTTCTTATACTAGCGTGTACTGGTGGACGGTGGGAGCGAGCTTTCCGCCGTATGATCAGGTGCCGGAGTATGGGATCCGGGTGGATTTCGAGATCCCGGTCACCACTTGGTGTCTCCAGTGCCGGGAGAGAGCGAGGGGTGGGGGAACGTGTGGGTTCGACACGGAGTCGCGGAGCTTTCTTTGTCTCTGTGATGAAGGGAATGTTACTACTTATTGTTCCGGTTAG